From Streptomyces sp. SAI-135:
GAAATGGCCGTTCGCGATGCCTGCCATCACGGGCCCGCCCGGCCCTGAACCGGGCCTCCATCGTCGTGCGGGATGGATGACGTCCCCCTTGCCGATGACTCCATCCGTTGACCGTGCGTCGACCGTCCGCGCAGGCTCGGAGCACCCCACCACCCGAGGAGAGACACGTGGTAGTCGAGCATGCCCTGCTGACCGTGGAGGCCGGCCGGGAGGAGGAGTTCCAGGAGGTCTTCGGCAAGGCCCGGCAGGTACTGGCCGAAGCCGACGGGTTCCACTGGTCGGAGCTGCTGCGCTGTGCGGAGCGGCCCCGGACCTTTCTGTTGCTGGTCGGCTGGGAGTCGGTCGAGGCGCACACCGTCGGCTTCCGCGAGTCCGACCGCTTCGGCCGCTGGCGGGCCCTGGTCGGCCCCTTCTTCGCCGAGCGGCCGGCCGTCGAGCACTACCACGCAGTCAGCCCGCGCTGACCCGTCCCTCCCTACGCCCCAAGGATCGCCCATGCCCGTACAGAAGGTGCTCGTCGTCGGCGGCGGCATCACCGGAAGTGTGCTCGCCCTCGCCCTCGCCCAGCGCGGCGCCGACGTCGACCTCGTCGAGATCTCCCCCCAGTGGTTCGGTGTGGGCCACGGCATCACCATCCAGGGCAACGCGCTCAAGGCGCTGCGCTCGATCGGCGTACTGGAGCGGGTGCTGGAGCGGGCGGTGCCGTTCGACATCATGCGGCTGCGCCGCGCGGACGGCTCGCTGATCACGGAGCTGCCCACCCCGCACACCGGGGGCCCGGACCTGCCCTCGACGGCGGGAGCGCTTCGCTGCGACCTGCAGAGCGCGCTGTGCGACGCGGTGTACGCGCACGGC
This genomic window contains:
- a CDS encoding antibiotic biosynthesis monooxygenase family protein, with protein sequence MVVEHALLTVEAGREEEFQEVFGKARQVLAEADGFHWSELLRCAERPRTFLLLVGWESVEAHTVGFRESDRFGRWRALVGPFFAERPAVEHYHAVSPR